The sequence CCTGaccccaaaagtactcattacattttgattacttagcaggacaggaaaatggtccaattcagcACTTTTCAAGAAAACACGTGGTCATCCttaatgcctctgatctggcagactcattaaacaccaatgcatcttttgtaatgatgtctgagtgttggctatatgtacattttaaaaacaagaaaatggtgcagtctgctttgcttaatataaggaatttgaaatgatttatacatttacttttgacacttaagtatatttataaccaaatacttttactcaagtactattTCACTtgagtgactttcacttttacttgagtaactgtCTTTTTCCACCAATGGCGAGGGGAATACACAGGCAAGGGGACAGAATAAAGACTTGCTATTGTTGACGTTTCAGCTGCAAAGACTAGCTGGTCTCATTCAGTGCAAAGACAAAAAAACAACTTGTTTGTTACACAACGGTTAGCTGATAAACTCATGTCATGATACTGTATATGTGGAAAGCTATACCCCCTACCATTATAACTACCCCATTGAAAATACATTATTGAAAAACACGTGTCTACACACATCTGATATTTTGATTATACTTGTTTGATTGGTGAATTTATCCATAGATTAAGATTcttaccttttccacgttttccaCTGTGAAGTCGTGGGCATCTGGCGTGGTTGTTATTCTCCCCGACGTCTCCATGTTAGCCCAACCGGTCTGTCTGTCAATAAAAGGCGGAGCCGCTTCTTTAGCTTGCTAGCTGGCTGGATAGCTACAGAACTCGGCACTAGTCAAATGTCTGTAATCACGATTTGGATGACTGGCTCTTCTGTGTTAGCTAAATAATTTTAGCTTCTGAAGCTAAACCTTGTTAGCTGACCGGCCTCTGTGGGCCCCGATTATTCTGTATGTCTGGGGACAAGCTAGCTAGCAAAGCATCTTGTTACTCTCTTGAAAATGTGTCTGTAAAGACAACCTACGGAGCTAGTTAAACCTACCTTTTTAATTCATATCCAAACATGCGTTGGCATTAGAAATGTGTGTTACTTGTTACTGGCTAAATATCCAGTATATTGTCTCTGTCTTTGCTACGACGGTAGAATTAATGCAGATACTGCCAGCTCCCAGCTACGGACTTCAGCCTCTGTAACGTCACTGTCCCCACAGCCAATGATAAGCTATTACGCCACTTATCTTTCCCTCTGCCACCGCCCTGCTTTCAAATCAGTGATCGTTTTATAAAGACAAATTATGATGCATTAAAATTGTATGAAAATCTTTCATGGTATATGTTTTACGTATGTTCCAGTCTTGAATTTTAAAGTCTATAGTAGTGATATACATTTGCATAGCCCtatgcagagccatatatttgaCTCTTATGGTATTCAACATCATGGATGTTTTGCATTTACTTCCTAACAATACATAGGCAAGATAGACTACCTAAATGTTGATGAAAAGGTGACAGAAATTCACTCTATCTGACGTTGCTTGCATGTGGCAAGACGAGAGGGGTAAGTCTATGGATTCTCGTCGCTTTGTAGATTGGTTTACTGTGCAACAGGGACTCTTGGTGGCTGTTTGAAAACATTGCATACATTTTTATTACAGTAAAACGCCCTGTTATGTCATAGCCAGTTATGTCAGTTGATGACAGGACAGTAGTCTTCAATTTCCTTCCTTGGTGGGAAATGCAATTTAATTGATCAATTTCATATTTTTTTAGATAGGATTTTTCAATATGACTATATTTCTTGTCAGTTGAAAGAGACACAccaaattttaaaaaatctttCCAGAGAACCAACAAATGTAAATGTTCCTAAAAATTTGTAAAACAAAGTTTGGTATATTGGGCTTATTTTTTTTAGAACATCTGCCTATTTTCTCCTCTGTACCATAGAACATAGATGCCTCTGTGCATCCTTTATAGAGAAAAGCATGTCCTCTATTTCTGTCACAGACTGTGTGATAAATTTGCTGTATGAGTTGTAATTTCAGGGCGTCTCTGTGCCCCTTCCTggttctcctccctcccctctctccatcacgcCCCTTCTATTGGCACTTGTGTCACTGGTAGTGATGGTTTCAGCGATGACACTATTCTTTCTGACCAAAGGCTAATAGGAAAATCTGTCTATTTGGCTTGAATCTCTTTACGTTGTGTGTTCGTCAGACTGCCGAGGAACAGTGGCTAGAACTCGTGAGTCAGCAGGGAAGGAGACCCAACTATAACTGCGCTAAACACGTGGCACTTTGTATTCGCTTAGGAGAATACTTTGTATTCGTGCACTTCGGAGACTCGTCAAGAAAGCTACAGTAGCTCACTCCTGCTCTCCACAGGGCCGACGCGCTAACAGTTATTTATAGTTGGGAGGCCACAGAGAACGAACTACAATATACCTCTGCGAAGAGGACGAGACGGCATCCGTGTTCTAATAGTTACTGTTATATCACAGGAGAGAGCGATGGAAACCAAAATACACGTCGCTCTGTGCGCTCTGATCCTCAGCTTGGGTTCGATTGTAGAAGGTAAGAAGCTCTGGGATTCGCACTTCTGTGTTTTCTTTCTCAGTTTCAGGGGTTGTTAGAATAAATACACACATAATGCATTGTAGTCCTGGCAATCAGATCCTTTTTAGTTTTTTAATCGTGCGCATGATGGATAAGTTGTGGCCTGTTTGAATAAGCAAAAAGCCCATGTGATTTATTTGCTGTATGTCGAAGTCATTGTGTCTGTAGGTTTATAATACAGTTATGCCTCTAGCATTTATTTCAGTCCATTtatttttcctcttctctctatcttcctGTCATCCCTGCTACTGCTTTACCTCTTGAGGTAAATACTAAATTGCCATTTCAAATCCACCTTTACATTTTCATCATGTCattctttgctctctctctctctttctcaaaccTCTGCTGATCCTATATTTGTTCTCTGTGTTTAATTTGATGGTCTGCTCTGTCTCTCACATTATTAGTTAACATTTCACAGTCATAGTAAAGAAGTAGGTGTGTGTGAGAAATGCAGACAGTCTATGCCTAGGTTATGACACTGTTAACAAGTGGTAGGCCTACCATGATAATTGTAACTCCCTCTGAATCAGTTACTGAGCAATACCAGCCACTAAAAGTCATCTTGTTGGTGTGCTACAATGAACAGAGATTTCATTCACAAACAGTTCAGCATATACAGTAGTTCTCACACACAATTAGCTGTTTTTAGATATTTCTATTGATCcgtttttattgttcagaataatGACTGTCTGTTTAACTGTAATCAGTCTAGGGTCTCTTtatctcgcacacacacacacacacacacacacacacacacacacatacagggtcATCTTCTGAGGACAAGCATGGGGGTTGTAGGGTTGGACCCTGGTTCCATGGTGTGGGTGTTATATCTTTGTGCACATTATAGATATTGTAATGGTTGTTCTCTCTATGGTGCAGATGGAGGAAAGGGGAAAGGGTGCTGCCTTAGACCAGTGTTCCTCAAACCTTTCCTACAAGGAGGGCCCACAAGCGTTGCAcatttttgttccagcccagcagtaacacacctgattcaactaatcaaagGCAAACaggtgttagtgctgggctggaactaaAATGAGTAAACACGGCCCCTGGGTGTACCCCAGGACACTTGTCTAGTGTCTTGATATGCACACAATTATATTTGTTTCCTCAAACCACAGAGGGAGGATGCAGGCAGACTGGGTGTGTTCCTACCAAGTTCCAAGACCTAGTTCCTAGAACTTAAGGTTCTTACAGATGCCCTGTGTGTCTGCCACGGCTCCTAGATGTCTAGCACACTTTCCAACCAAATAATCGCAAATTTAGGCCCAAAGCAGGGCCTGACCACAACTCGAACTGTAGTCTAGGGTTGCAGGTCAAGCACTCTATCCTATTGTACCAATGATTTCTacaattttgtgtgtgtgtgtgtgtgtgtgtgtgtgtgtgtgtgtgtgtgtgtgtgtgtgtgtgtgtgtgtgtgtgtgtgtgtgtgtgtgtgtgtgtgtgtgtgtgcactcagtAGGAGGGGCTGAGTAGGCTTTGGAACAATCACAGTTATTTATAGTTCAGAACAAACATTTATGTGCCTGCCACACTCTTAGCTGTGTTCTGGCcagctccctctgtctctcccttttgtCTCCCTTTTCTTGACAGCAATGAAGCCAGCCCAAAACTAAAGTCGCATATCGCTTATCTAATACAGAGACAGCACAGGCCTTAGTGTTTAAAAAAAGTACAGAGCACTTATTGCTGCAGTAttagctcctcctcctccatatttCTACCTGATCTCAGCtcctcacacacactccatttaTCTTACAACTCTGCCTttcacctctccctcccatctctctctccctttctgaccCCTCCATCCTTCTTTTTGCcatctcacattctctctctctattttcgcacccctctctctctctctctctgtctctctctttctgactctcAATTCTACTTAGCAGAGTGTATAGTCTTCAGTAGCTAAGTAAGGACAGGGAAACACAGGTTGACATTtgaaaatgttttattaattGCAGCACGAAGCTGCCACAAGGTCTTCAAGCTGGAATTAAAATGAACTTGGAAATAGCATAGAGTCACAGGATGGCATTTGCTGCTGCTCGTAAATGAGTGTGGAAACTCAGTCAGTTGAATGTCAAAGCCTGGAGTTGGCTGTATATGCTGTCAACTAAAGTGACATCCAGTCATCTTCTAGTCTATAGTCATGTAGTCAACTGACATTTTTCTACCAATCTATCATTGGTTGGATTCAattgtaggagaggagagggggtgacgaggattgaggagaggagaggagaaatggagaaaagggggagagcaGAGGCTACACAGAGGCCAAACCAGGGAAAAAACAAAACCTGAATAAGGATTTCTGAAAAGGCCACTGTTGAACACAATGTTTCCTTTGCTATATTCCATGTGAACtctgacatttacatttttaatcTGAGTATATACAGATTTTTcagatgtttattttttatacagGGTCTTAGGAGGATTGTGTGTTTGTAAATAAGTGGCCTATTTCAGTGAGCAGCATTGTCATATTCTTGTTATGCTGATTGTCCATAGATTTAAGCCAGCAGCATagcaccctgcataccactgctggcttgcttctgaagctaagcagggttggtcctggtctgttcctggatgggagaccagatgctgctggaaggaggcactctttcctctggtctaaatatCCCAAtttcccagggcagtgattggggacactgccctgtgtagggtgctgtctttcggatgggatgttaaacgggtgtcctgactctctgaggtcattaaagatcccatggcacttatcgtaagagtaggggtgttaaccctggtgtcctggctaaattcccaatctggccctcaaaccatcacggccACCTAATAATCcctagtttacaattggctcattcattcccttcctctcccctgtaactattccccaggtcgttgctgcaagtgagaatgtgttctcagtcaacttacctggtaaaataacagataaataaaataaaaatgtgtataGCCTAAATATGGGTCTAGAAAACAGCCACAGTATAGCTtctcacacagatacacacccaGTGCTGAAAGGAAAACTGCAAATCTGCTAACAGAGAAATGGTTGGCTGTTCTTTCAGATGTAAGGGTCAAGTTATTTCCCCAGGTACATGCTGTATCGCCCtgagtgtgtgttcatgtgtgtgaccCTGTAACGCATGAAAAGGGGAAAGTGTTTCTCTATGGCAAACAGTGGTTCCCTTCATAGCTccccagacacaacacacaccctccccccaCAGCTTGACCTGAGCAGCCCTAACAGAGATGAGGCAGGGGAACAGGGCCAGTATTGTACACCCACacactggtttgtgtgtgtgcatggtctTTTATAGCTATgtcaaaagtgtgtgtgtacatgcatgtgcTTTCTTGCCGTCAGCATGTTGTGTGCACgtcactgtgtgtttgtttgtgtgtgttcagctgtgtgagtgatggagaggggaatgagaggcTCCACGTCACTGTGTCACTGGCTTGTAATGGCATTAGACGGGTAGTCTGGACTTTATCagatagaggggggagaggagaggaggaggagtgtgagaaggaaaggaggagaggaatagatagATGGAAATGAGGACGAGGGAAGGACAGACAGATAGCACATGTGACCTTTCTGGTTGCAATAAAACTGTTGAACCGTGTATACAGCATGACAACAGGCATGACTCAAAGCTAAAAATGTCCCATTTACATCAGTACGATTCTGCAGTTCTTTTGGAACTAATGTTCCCTAACGGTTCAACACTAACGTGTGGTTACAGACCTGGGGTTTTTCATCTGGTGGGTCACCATGCAAAAACAACTACAATGTTTTATGGTACCAATGCTGACAGTGACAAAACCTACCTGATTACTACGGTGAGCCTGTTGAGACTAGAGATAGTTTAGGCAGGGCAAGAGAGATTGAACACGAACAAGAGAGATTAGTGAATCTAAGTATCTAATCTGATGCTCATCTTCTTAAATTGGTTATTGAGTGTTACTGGTTGGCTATTGTTTGGGTTCCAAATGTCAGCTCACTTTGGATCAAGCTTTCCTTAATTGCATAGGAATCGTGTTGTTTAACTGCAAATGTCAGCGCAACAGACAGTCACAGATAGTGGTGTTTGAAAATGCATATTTTACGTGACGGCAGTCCTTTAAAATGTAGAAGGAATCCAATTCTCGGCATGTCCCCAATGTCTCCTCTTTAGCAGGCATAGACCAGAGTTGAATAATACATGTTacatctgtattctgcctcaCCATCTATTCCAGTAGACCATCTATCCTCTCTGTCTACACTTCTTTAAAAATAGAGCAGCCTCCCCTTCTCAGGAGGAGTTGGAAGAAAttatcctaactggtcctgaagGGATCTAATAGATATGTCATTCTTCTGGAAAACAAGGACTATCTGACTGAAGaaatgcatcattcacagattGGCTTATTTCAGAGATCATGAAAATACTATTTGATGACTTTCCTTACATCATTCTTTATTGTGCACTGCTTCAGCAACACACTCATATTAACTGAACGTCAAAATGTCACCCTGATTGTCTCTCTTTTCCAGGCCAGGACCCTGGTGCTCACTCCTCTCCCTCAGATGGACCTCTGACCCTAGGTATGTCCGGGGCTGTTCAGGCACCCCTCCCTGGAGGTTATCCCTCTCCTCCaggctctctgtccctccccagcACAGACTCCCCAAAGCCAGCCAGCAACCTCACTGATGGAGGGCTctccaacaacaacagcagcagtagcaacagcagcagtagcagtagcaacgACACAGCAGTCGTAGTGGTAAAAGAGGTCCCAGGTAAATGTACTGTATAAGATAAAAAATAGAATGAACGGAATTGTATTGGTTCGGAGGACTACTTTATTATTTAATAAAATACCATTTCAAATTTGACATGTAAACATATAATTTGTTTAAGATAAATGGTTCAGCTTGTTCTCAGTCTATTTAGAGCCATACCACCTTAGATCAGGGGTACTTAGAAGCCACAACATAGTCAGACACAGCACAAGCAGAGTGGAGAGCTGTGCCTGGgctgtgatgacacacacacacacacacacacacacacacactagaagaCAGAACATGGTCCTTAAAAGGAGAATACTGTTGGGTTTACTAACTAGAGCACAAAGAGAGACATGAGATAGACAGAAGAGGGAGAACTTAAGGGAAAAAAACAAGATCATGAGAGAATTAACAGAGAATTAACAGCAAGTTGTTAGGCATACAGGAAGAGGGCAGAGTGTAGAACTAGAGgggggtggaagaggaggaggaggagagatgtgcTGTGATTAAATGCAGTGTGATTTCGCACAGAAAAGTGAGAAAGTTTggagcctgacacacacacacacacacacacacattggctcATTGCAAACATACACCCCCACCACCTGCACCTCACccactctctgtatctgtatcctcTGGGAGGTTTTACAGGTATATATTATCTCATCACAACACTGCTGcttgtctctcctctgtgtcctctGGCTGGGAGTTAGAAGATACACTGCTAATtcgagtgtgtttgtgtgcgttcaACTGTGTTTTTTCTTGTTGAATGTTTTTTTATGCAGATATTGACTGTGACTTTTCACCTATCAATTGCTTTTCAAATTGATAAAAAGATTTGTATACTTGATACATTAATGGGTCCTTCTTTTCTTTGTATTGAATTTCACTTAAAAAccgttcttcttctctcttctagcCACCAGTGTGGGGGTCCCTGCCCCCACTCCCATCCCTGAGAAGACCCCTGGCCCGGAGAACCTCACTGAAGAAACCGCACAGCCCTCTGATGCTCCCTCTGACAACCACActgtccccacacacacacccaccaccacagtcctcgttcacaaaccttccaccatcccaacacacacacctgtctactccACCACTCCATCCAGCCATGCCCCTCATCCCTCCAAAACTCACTCACCCATCACCACCACCGCTTCCCCAGCCCCTACTAGGCCTGAGACCCACCCAACTAACACCTCCGCTGCCCCCCAGCCCAGCTCAACCCCCAGCCCTGACCCAGATACCTCTAACCCTATCCAGCCTAAACAGCCCCTCAGTCCCtttcccaccaccactaccaccgccTCTCCCCCAGCTCTACCTACGTCTGAGCCACAGACCCAGACATCCAGCATCACCCCTCTCCCGGCTTCCACCCCAGCCAGCAGCCCTCCATCCCAGGCTAAAACGCATGCCGACATCCCCTCTCAGCTCAATGTAGTGGATGGTGAGTAGATGGATTcgttgtgtatgcgtgtgtgtgtgtgttatgttgcTAGTGTTTTGTTATTTGTTATCAAACAGCAGCAACCACAATATTATATACTATGATCTCTCTGGCGTATAAAGGGGGGAGACATCCAACCCCGGTCTAATAAACCCACACACTCTAAACCTAAACGGTCCAGTCGTCAGTCCTATGACTGGCTCTGTCACTtgccagacagagagatgattgTGGGGTGGTGGTGCTGATAGTACCCTTAGATGTttaggagggagtgtgtgtgtgtggggtggggcagACTTGTGCAGGGAAACAAAGAACGGCATAGCTTTTGTTGGGATGCCAGTTCAATGCTGGGTGCGTCAGTTTAGTCCTATGCCCAGAAAGCCGCGggcttgctcgctctctctgtcactaCCCTACAATCAAGTCTGTCTTATTCTCTTTGTAAGACATCCTGTTAATAGCTTGTGTTTATATTTTATAATatgatatatttaatattttaatatattatgttatatatcacaggaggctgctgaggggaggacggctcataataatggctggaacggagcaaatggaatggtatcaaacacatggaaaccatgtgttggaTGTTttggataccattccactaattccactacagccattaccacaagtccgtcctccccaattaagttgccaccaacctcctgtggtatatatgtatatatagtataatatgttcCCCTCACCCGAGCAGGGGAACCAGTGTTCCATAGTGGTGGACCTGCCCTGGACCCTCTCCTAGCTGGACTAGTGTCCGTCTTCATCGTCACTGCAGCCATCATCACCCTGCTCCTCTTCATCAAACTGCGACGACGGGATCAGCGGCCTGAGTTCCGCAGGCTCCAGGACCTGCCTATGGTGAGACAGTAGAACACAAGTGGTTAGGTGAAGAGACAGTGTAACGCTTAACATTAATGAGACCTGAAGACTTGCGTAAGCATCAGTCTTCTTTTGTGAGCTATTACACTAAGTAGCCATTGTTAGCATTAGCGTTTACTTCACTCACCACCTGTCATCTTGACCAGCGCTCACCATTTACATCCTGTTGTGTTTTCCCCTGTTTAGGATGATATGATGGAGGATACTCCCCTGTCCATGTACAGTTACTGATGATGATGGAGGACACAGTCTGACCTGATGGAACAGCCAGACCCCCACAGACCTTCTCCCTCTGAACTGGGGCTGCGTCTCTATAGTCCAACCTGGCCTTCTCTCCTTGTCCCCTGTCCTCATATCCTTTCTTTTATCCGCACTGACATGAGACGTGGACTGGTGAAAGCCAGTTGCTGATAGGCATCCTCCATATTGCTTTTATCGACCCTGTGTTTTCAAATCAGTGcagatggaggagatgaggagagggaggcgCCATTTTAGACCATTGAGATGCATCCCTGGCGTTCCCTCACCACCTTTGTGTCTCTGTGAGCAACAGGGGGTTTCTGTGTGAGTGTGACCAGCTCTTTTCCTGGTCTATGTGGATCCGAAGTTTCATCAGCAGCATTCCCACTTCTACATTCTACCTTCTATATTCAAGCGTGCACTCTGTCAGCTGTGTTTTGGTTGAGTGTTCGGTAACGAGGGATCCTCTCTTTCATCACTAGTTAGAGGCTACTTGTGCCTGGCTATATAGTGTTGTACAGTACGGTTGCACTTTACGTTacagaggacatgtatgtgtgtgtgtgtctgtgtgtgcgtgcgtgtctgcatGGTTGAGCGAGCATGCACGTGCGTAtgtggggttgggggggggggggggtttggggGTATTTAAGTTGGGCGTTTCCATGGAAACTAGTTCCTCTCTAAAGATCCTGCTTGTTATTGTTCATTTTGTTTCTCTATTGGGAGTCTCTGGTGGTGTTAGTTCATTGGACTAACACAGCCTTGTGGCCTGCAGACAACCTGGGTTCAAACCTGGTCAGTCACACTTGTAAGGGGGAGGTTGTCTCTCTGAGTATCTTTAGTACATTTATCTTTATATAAAGCCTGAATGGACTCTTCCACCCCACTAGAGCTATTTACAGAGTACGATACAGAGAAAAGCATCCTCAATGGCGGCTCAATACATTCCATGCCTGTTAGAATTCTACATTTCAAAGCACGTGTTGTGAACTCTAAGGCGGGTTTGTCTGTTACTGTAGTTCTCACAGCCAGGCCCAGACCTATGTTCTAACATGTCTTAGTAAGGAAGAGCCTTGGGCAGATTCAGCAGCAGTGTTTCCAACTGAGTTTGGCCAGTTGTCTTTCAATACAATTCATTCATTGGTTTAATCATGTAGCTACTTGACATGAGGGTAACTTGTTGCCCAAGTCAGTCAGTGCTAGCCGCTACCATTAGCATGCAGTCCATTAACTGTCTCAAGGGAAGGGGACTCTGATAAACTACTCCATAAACACAGACATTGTAAATGTATAGCACTAGGTCAGAGAGAGAAACTCTTTAATGTAAGGCTTTTGTGACATAATGAGCATAATGCTCCATTGATGTGAGGGGAATGCAGTCTGTGTGTTAGTCTGCGTGTGTTagacacacaggagaaaagaacaccccctccttccttccctaccCCAACCTCTATTGGGGAGACTTGAGTTGAAGCCATAGGCCTGTATTGGAGACAGTATATATGGCACAGACAAGGGGGTATGGCACAAAGCAGGATCAAAGAGTTAGCCAGCTACATTTCATAATATTCTGAATTAACTTTACATTCCAACTTCATAAAGAAAGGTAGACTTGAAATCAAACGACATGGTATAATTGACTCCAAAGTTGACATTTTTAAACAAATTAGAAAAGCAATAGTTATGTCTATTTCTGAATATTTGTCAAAGTTAGCTAATTTAGGGCTAGATTAAATCCAGACTGCTGAAGATACGCGTTATAGCTCgattgaaatgtaaaggtcatttccaaTTGAGCCGACGTATGTTGCGTTTCCCGTGAATGGAGTCTCCATGAATGTGGaaccattgcctttaaatgtcaaTCACGCTATAGTGTAGATCTTCCACGGTCCGGATTTAATCTAGGCTGTAGTGTTCCTGCTTGGGCTACCAGATTAGTTTGTTGCAGACGCCGCTGACGTTTGTTGTCTTGCCAGTTATCTGCCTCAACGGGACTCAAGTCAGAGTTGAAACAGAGTGGTTCTATTTGACTCCATGTGGAGTGGAATGGTAGTTCATTTGCACCCATGTATTAGTAGTCCCTTATATGAAGTGCCAAAAAGATAACTGGTTGTATTATAAGGTTGATATGTTTTACTGTTTTACGTCGATTCTGGAGTGATGATGTTTTTTGATTAAAGATATGAAACCATCCTCGTTCCTCTCATTACAGATCTTGGTTGTTGGGCTGCGGTGgctgacgcacgcacacacacacacacactaacaaaagTAACTACAACAAATGAACTATTTTATTACAGCTCTTTATCCAGAATTTTATAGCTGAAGACCAAAATCATCACATTTGTTTTACAGGCTGTACAGTGAGTCAATGTAACATTTAAACAAGCAGCGGTCTAGTACTTGGCTGTGTGTGATGGAACTGTAAGAGAAAGCCCTGAATCATCCACATTAAAACTTGTCATCACTATGGCCAAAGCCCCTCCCTATCTCATCCCTTCCCCATTGCCCCCTCTCCCCAACCCATCTGTGGTCCCTCGCTCCATGGGCCATTCCCCTTCGTGGGGAGGGGGGGGTTATCTGGCTAGACAGTCTCTAACTGCTGAAATATTAAACAGACCGACTCATGTTACACAGCAGGACTTGTCTGTGGTCCAAAGGCGAGGGGGAAGAGAGgcctgggctgcatctcaatacgTTACAGTAAATAGATTAAAATACAGTACCAAATAAGAGAGAGCACCTCACTGATTTGCATCAGCCTTAGATAGTAAAAGTAAACATCAGTCCACCATATGTTTTACTAACAGACTCAAAAACACCAGTGATCATCAAGTTGTATATCGTCAGTGAAACCAAAGCTTTCCCCAGATGTAATTCATTAAGACAATCACAGAATGCTGCCACACTGTTGAGTTAAATACTATTGGTGTGTAATACAAAACACTATTGTACACCTTTTCCCAAAAAACACTGACACAAGACAACAGACAGAGCATAATCACATAGGAGTTTTTAAAATAAGGTGCTTTCTTTTTCTCAAGCAGAGTTCAGCCTTTTCATCATCCTCTTTAGTCAGGGTTTGAGGTTCGTGCCCAAAAACTTCTCAAAGAAAGAACTCATAGCATTCTAGAACACTGGCATGACAAAGCCTCTCAAAGGT is a genomic window of Oncorhynchus nerka isolate Pitt River linkage group LG24, Oner_Uvic_2.0, whole genome shotgun sequence containing:
- the LOC115108478 gene encoding uncharacterized protein LOC115108478: METKIHVALCALILSLGSIVEGQDPGAHSSPSDGPLTLGMSGAVQAPLPGGYPSPPGSLSLPSTDSPKPASNLTDGGLSNNNSSSSNSSSSSSNDTAVVVVKEVPATSVGVPAPTPIPEKTPGPENLTEETAQPSDAPSDNHTVPTHTPTTTVLVHKPSTIPTHTPVYSTTPSSHAPHPSKTHSPITTTASPAPTRPETHPTNTSAAPQPSSTPSPDPDTSNPIQPKQPLSPFPTTTTTASPPALPTSEPQTQTSSITPLPASTPASSPPSQAKTHADIPSQLNVVDGEPVFHSGGPALDPLLAGLVSVFIVTAAIITLLLFIKLRRRDQRPEFRRLQDLPMDDMMEDTPLSMYSY